The Candidatus Cloacimonadota bacterium genome contains the following window.
CCGATGCAGCCGCGCAGGTCGCCATCCAGATTCAGGGTGACAAAGAGCCCTCTTTTGGCTTGGAACTCCGCATCAGAGGGAAGTTCCACCTTGCTGTTGTCAAAGCGGGAGCGGATGGCATTGCGAGCCAGGCTTAACAGCGTTTGTTTCTGTGATTCTGTCATTACGGTCTCCTCAGATGAAGACGAGGGCGCTGAGATATCCCACCACCTGCTGGTTGTCGCCGCTCACCTTGCCGGAGTGGGTGTATTCGATCACCTTGGCTCTGGCATCTTCATAAGCGCTGGCGTAGTTGATCAGGGTTAGCAAGCCGCCGATCCCGCAGGCTTCGCAGCGTCTGGAGATGATGCTTTGCCAGAGGGCGTCGGCATCCAGGCTCATGATGTAGCGGATGATGAGTGAATCCATTTTTTCCGCGCGGTCGGAATCGTAATAGTGGGAAAGGTCTGTGGAGACAATGATGCCCACCTTTTTGCCGCTGACCGTGATGGCTTCGCGGATCTGCTTGGCCAGGCGCAGGGCCACTTCGGGATGGGGACGCCCAATCATCACAGGGCAGACAGGGGTTTCGGGAAAGAAATACTTGATCAGCGGCAGTTGGATTTCCATAGAGTGTTCCAGCTCGTGCAGGCGCTTTTCCCTGAAATTGTCCTCGGCGTTACGGGTAAGCAGTTCATAGAGTTGCGCGTCCTGCTCCACATTGCCCAGAGGGGTTTCATATTGGTCGAAAGGTGAAACCGACCAGTCGAAACGGATTCCCTGATGGCTGGGATGAAGGATCAGCAGGCTGTCGAAGTGCTGCTGGCTGATATAGTGGTAGCCCTTCGCGGCGCAGGCCCCGGAATATATGTAGCCTGCGTGGGGGACGATAAGCCCCAGGCAATTCTCATCCCTGGAGGAGAAGGGCTGTCCTTCTATCCAGCTTTGGATCTGGGTGGAGATCTGGTCTCCGAAGCGGGGGTAAAAACTCCCAGCGTGAGTTGTTTTTCTAAGCAAAATCATCCTCCTCTTGATATTGTAAGCGGGATTGGGCTGCCTGGCCAGCAAGGAATTCCCTCAGGGTGTCGGCTTTGTCTTTGGGCACACGCAACACCAGTTCCGCCTTTTCCGACCAGTTTTCCCTCGCCACGCTTCCATCCAGCGACCTCAGCAGGCCGAGAAGCTGATCCACACTGCCGTATTCAGACTGCACACTGAACTCCGCGAAAGCGGTGGCGGGTATTATTTTCGCAAGTTCCAGCGTTTTTTCCACGGTGGATCCATAGGCTTCGATCAGTCCGGGCACGCCAAGTTTCACGCCTCCGTAATAACGGGTTACGATGGCCATAATGTTGGTCATGTCCGCGCGCAAAAGGGCGTTCAGGATTGGCTTTCCAGCGGTGCCGTGAGGTTCTCCGGCGTCGCTGTGGTATTGCGTTTCCTGGTCGAACCCGCAGATGTAGGCATAGCAGTTGTGGGTGGCGTTGGCGTATTCTTTAACGTGGGCGCTGAGCAGGTTGCGGGCTTCGTCAGCGCTGGAGATGGGGTGCAGGAAGCAGATGAAGTTGCTGCGGCGGATTTTCTGCTGCCAGGAAAGGGGTGCCGATATGGTGCTGTAAGCCATGATGCTACTTTGTTTTAAGCAGGTCCGACCAGCTGGTTGTGTAGCTGGGCGAGAGCCTTGCCCGCTTCATCCGCCATTCCCTGTTGACGCCGGAGCTGGCGAAGAAAACGGTGTCTCGCCCGCAACGGCGGTTGATGCTGTCGATGGCGTCGATCAGCTTTTTGCGCCCGTCATCCAGATAGTTGGTTTCGATCAGGTTCAGCGGCACATCGTCCTCGTCCATGATTTCGGTAAACATCACCCCGGCCTTTTTGAATTCAAAGCCGGGCAAAT
Protein-coding sequences here:
- the amrB gene encoding AmmeMemoRadiSam system protein B yields the protein MLRKTTHAGSFYPRFGDQISTQIQSWIEGQPFSSRDENCLGLIVPHAGYIYSGACAAKGYHYISQQHFDSLLILHPSHQGIRFDWSVSPFDQYETPLGNVEQDAQLYELLTRNAEDNFREKRLHELEHSMEIQLPLIKYFFPETPVCPVMIGRPHPEVALRLAKQIREAITVSGKKVGIIVSTDLSHYYDSDRAEKMDSLIIRYIMSLDADALWQSIISRRCEACGIGGLLTLINYASAYEDARAKVIEYTHSGKVSGDNQQVVGYLSALVFI
- a CDS encoding YigZ family protein; the protein is MAYSTISAPLSWQQKIRRSNFICFLHPISSADEARNLLSAHVKEYANATHNCYAYICGFDQETQYHSDAGEPHGTAGKPILNALLRADMTNIMAIVTRYYGGVKLGVPGLIEAYGSTVEKTLELAKIIPATAFAEFSVQSEYGSVDQLLGLLRSLDGSVARENWSEKAELVLRVPKDKADTLREFLAGQAAQSRLQYQEEDDFA